A single region of the Streptomyces sp. NBC_01803 genome encodes:
- a CDS encoding FdhF/YdeP family oxidoreductase — translation MAAKPPADDPRQDAPEVSAPRDSAAGLPGIGHALRHARREMGVARGTRALLRVNQPDGFDCPGCAWPEPATPHVAEFCENGAKAVAEEATLRRVTPSFFAEHPVAELAERSGYWLGQQGRLTRPMYLPEGGDRYEPIGWDEAFDLIAAELRALDSPDEAVFYTSGRTSNEAAFLYQLFARRFGTNNLPDCSNMCHESSGSALTETLGVGKGSVLLDDLHRADLIIVAGQNPGTNHPRMLTALEKAKAAGARIITVNPLPEAGMERFKNPQTARGLAGPGTPLTDLFLQIRLGGDQALFRLLNKLVLEREGAVDTAFVRDHTHGFEEFAAAARSADWEGTLRATGLDRESIERALAMVLGARSIIVCWAMGLTQHKHSVPTIKEVVNFLLLRGNIGRPGAGVCPVRGHSNVQGDRTMGIVERPTPALLKALEREFGFVPPRRHGLDVVNSIRALRDGAVRVFFAMGGNFVAASPDTAVTEAAMRRARLTVHVSTKLNRSHCVTGTRALILPTLGRTERDVRAAGEQFVTVEDSMGVVHASRGRLRPASEHLLSEPAIVCRLARRVLGDDDAVPWAAFEKDYRAIRASIARVIPGFTGFEARVARPGGFTLPHAPRDVRRFPTATGKANFSADPVTHPTAPEGRLLLQTLRSHDQYNTTIYGLDDRYRGITGGRRVVLVHPRDAGALGLADGAYADITSEWTDGTERTAPGFRVVHYPTARGCAAAYYPETNVLVPLDATADISNTPAGKSLVIRLTPTAGTGV, via the coding sequence ATGGCAGCCAAGCCGCCCGCCGACGACCCGCGCCAGGACGCCCCGGAGGTGAGCGCCCCGCGGGACTCGGCGGCCGGACTGCCCGGCATCGGCCACGCCCTGCGGCACGCGCGGCGGGAGATGGGGGTCGCGCGCGGCACCCGGGCACTGCTGCGGGTCAACCAGCCGGACGGCTTCGACTGCCCGGGCTGTGCCTGGCCGGAGCCGGCCACACCGCACGTCGCCGAGTTCTGCGAGAACGGCGCCAAGGCCGTCGCCGAGGAGGCGACGCTGCGCCGGGTGACCCCTTCCTTCTTCGCGGAGCATCCGGTCGCGGAGCTGGCCGAGCGGTCCGGATACTGGCTCGGGCAGCAGGGGCGCCTGACCCGTCCCATGTATCTGCCCGAGGGCGGCGACCGGTACGAGCCGATCGGCTGGGACGAGGCGTTCGACCTGATCGCGGCCGAGCTGCGCGCGCTGGACTCCCCCGACGAGGCCGTGTTCTACACCTCGGGCCGCACGAGCAACGAGGCGGCGTTCCTCTACCAGCTCTTCGCCCGCCGGTTCGGCACGAACAACCTGCCCGACTGCTCGAACATGTGCCACGAGTCGTCCGGCTCCGCGCTGACCGAGACGCTCGGTGTCGGCAAGGGCAGCGTGCTCCTGGACGACCTCCACCGCGCGGACCTGATCATCGTGGCCGGGCAGAACCCCGGCACCAACCACCCGCGCATGCTGACCGCACTGGAGAAGGCGAAGGCGGCCGGGGCCCGGATCATCACGGTCAACCCGCTGCCGGAAGCGGGCATGGAGCGGTTCAAGAACCCGCAGACCGCCCGGGGACTGGCCGGGCCGGGCACCCCGCTGACCGACCTCTTCCTCCAGATCAGGCTCGGCGGCGACCAGGCGCTGTTCCGGCTCCTCAACAAGCTCGTCCTGGAGCGGGAGGGCGCCGTCGACACCGCCTTCGTACGCGACCACACCCACGGCTTCGAGGAGTTCGCCGCCGCGGCGCGCTCGGCCGATTGGGAGGGCACGCTGCGCGCCACGGGCCTCGACCGGGAGAGCATCGAACGCGCGCTGGCCATGGTGCTCGGAGCGCGCTCGATCATCGTCTGCTGGGCGATGGGCCTCACGCAGCACAAGCACTCGGTGCCCACCATCAAGGAGGTCGTCAACTTCCTTCTGCTGCGCGGCAACATCGGCCGCCCCGGCGCGGGCGTCTGCCCGGTGCGCGGCCACAGCAACGTCCAGGGCGACCGCACGATGGGCATCGTGGAACGGCCGACGCCCGCTCTTCTCAAGGCGCTGGAGCGGGAGTTCGGCTTCGTGCCGCCGCGGCGGCACGGCCTGGACGTCGTCAACTCCATCCGGGCGCTGCGCGACGGCGCGGTGCGGGTCTTCTTCGCCATGGGCGGTAACTTCGTGGCCGCCAGTCCCGACACCGCCGTCACCGAGGCCGCGATGCGCCGGGCCCGGCTGACCGTGCACGTCTCGACCAAGCTCAACCGCTCGCACTGCGTCACCGGCACCAGGGCCCTGATCCTGCCCACGCTCGGCCGCACCGAGCGCGATGTGCGGGCGGCGGGCGAGCAGTTCGTCACGGTGGAGGACTCGATGGGGGTCGTGCACGCCTCGCGGGGGCGGCTGCGGCCGGCGAGCGAGCACCTGCTGTCCGAGCCCGCCATCGTCTGCCGCCTCGCGCGCCGGGTGCTGGGGGACGACGACGCCGTGCCGTGGGCCGCGTTCGAGAAGGACTACCGCGCGATCCGGGCGAGCATCGCCCGGGTGATCCCCGGCTTCACGGGCTTCGAGGCGCGGGTGGCGCGCCCCGGCGGCTTCACGCTCCCGCACGCGCCGCGCGACGTCCGGCGCTTCCCCACCGCGACCGGCAAGGCCAACTTCAGCGCCGACCCGGTCACGCACCCCACCGCGCCCGAGGGGCGGCTGCTGTTGCAGACGCTGCGCTCGCACGACCAGTACAACACCACGATCTACGGCCTGGACGACCGCTACCGGGGGATCACCGGCGGGCGCCGCGTCGTCCTGGTGCACCCCCGGGACGCGGGCGCCCTCGGGCTGGCCGACGGCGCGTACGCCGACATCACCAGCGAGTGGACCGACGGCACCGAGCGCACCGCGCCGGGCTTCCGCGTGGTGCACTATCCGACGGCGCGCGGCTGCGCCGCCGCGTACTACCCGGAGACGAACGTGCTGGTGCCGCTCGACGCGACCGCCGACATCAGCAACACCCCGGCGGGCAAGTCCCTGGTGATCCGGCTCACCCCCACCGCCGGCACCGGCGTCTGA
- the polA gene encoding DNA polymerase I codes for MAENASQTTTAPRLLLLDGHSLAYRAFFALPAENFTTTVGQPTNAIYGFTSMLANTLRDEAPTHLAVAFDVSRVTWRSERFTEYKATRSATPDEFKGQVELIGELLDAMRVPRFAVAGFEADDVIATLATLAASEGFQVSIVTGDRDAFQLVSDRVTVLYPTKGVSELTRFTPEKVREKYGLPPALYPDFAALRGDPSDNLPGIPGVGEKTAAKWITQFGSLDGLVERADEVKGKAGEGLRAHLESVKLNRVLTELVRDVDLGRGPADLVREPYDVMAVTGLLDALEFRNPNLRERLFAVDPGAVGEEAAAVAGGIEVDGEVLAAGALGPWLAGHGGQPLGVATADSWKLGAGSVHAVALATAEGPAAWFDPAELDEADERAFADWAADAVRPKVLHNAKALQRVFAEHGWQVAGITMDTALAAYLVQPGRRSFALDALSVEFLGRELDRPADDSGQLAFGADDTAEAESLMRQARTVVDLGVLFRARLADVGADELLDDLELPTSALLARMERAGIAADRAWLEGLEQQFAAAVQQAVSEAHASVGHEFNLGSPKQLQEVLFGELGLPRTKKTKTGYTTDADALAWLAAQTEHELPVIMLRHREQARLRTTVEGLIKTIASDGRIHTTFQQTVAATGRLSSTDPNLQNIPVRTDEGRAIRRGFVVGEGFESLLTADYSQIELRVMAHLSEDAGLIEAFTSGEDLHDTVASQVFGVGRDQVDPETRRKIKAMSYGLAYGLSAFGLSQQLSIGPDEARKLMDTYFERFGGVRDYLRRVVEEARATGYTQTLLGRRRYLPDLTSSNRQRREMAERMALNAPIQGTAADIVKIAMLRVDDALRREKLGTRMLLQVHDEIVLEIAPGERKQVEELVRHEMAHAVTLRAPLDVSVGSGVTWESAAH; via the coding sequence GTGGCTGAGAACGCATCGCAGACGACCACCGCGCCCCGCCTGCTCCTTCTGGACGGGCATTCGCTGGCGTACCGTGCCTTCTTCGCGCTGCCCGCGGAGAATTTCACGACGACGGTGGGCCAGCCGACGAACGCGATCTACGGCTTCACCTCCATGCTGGCGAACACCCTGCGGGACGAGGCGCCGACGCATCTGGCGGTCGCCTTCGACGTCTCCCGCGTGACCTGGCGTTCCGAGCGCTTCACGGAGTACAAGGCGACGAGGTCCGCGACGCCCGACGAGTTCAAGGGGCAGGTGGAGCTGATCGGGGAGCTGCTGGACGCGATGCGGGTGCCCCGGTTCGCGGTGGCGGGCTTCGAGGCGGACGACGTGATCGCCACGCTGGCCACGCTCGCGGCCTCCGAGGGCTTCCAGGTGTCGATCGTGACCGGCGACCGGGACGCGTTCCAGCTGGTGAGCGACCGGGTGACCGTGCTCTATCCGACCAAGGGCGTCTCGGAGCTGACGCGCTTCACGCCGGAGAAGGTGCGGGAGAAGTACGGCCTGCCGCCGGCTCTCTACCCGGACTTCGCGGCGCTGCGCGGCGACCCCTCGGACAATCTGCCGGGCATCCCGGGCGTGGGGGAGAAGACGGCGGCCAAGTGGATCACCCAGTTCGGCTCGCTGGACGGCCTGGTGGAGCGCGCCGACGAGGTGAAGGGCAAGGCGGGGGAGGGCCTGCGGGCGCACCTGGAGTCCGTCAAGCTGAACCGGGTGCTGACCGAGCTGGTGCGGGACGTGGACCTCGGCCGCGGCCCGGCCGACCTGGTGCGCGAGCCGTATGACGTGATGGCGGTGACCGGGCTGCTGGACGCCCTCGAATTCCGGAACCCGAATCTGCGCGAGCGGCTGTTCGCGGTCGACCCGGGCGCGGTGGGCGAGGAGGCGGCGGCCGTGGCGGGCGGCATCGAGGTGGACGGCGAGGTGCTGGCCGCCGGGGCCCTGGGGCCGTGGCTGGCCGGGCATGGCGGGCAGCCGCTGGGCGTGGCCACCGCGGACTCCTGGAAGCTGGGTGCGGGCAGCGTGCACGCGGTGGCGCTGGCCACCGCCGAGGGCCCGGCCGCCTGGTTCGACCCGGCAGAGCTCGACGAGGCGGACGAGCGAGCGTTCGCGGACTGGGCGGCGGACGCGGTCCGGCCCAAGGTCCTGCACAACGCCAAGGCGTTGCAGCGGGTCTTCGCCGAGCACGGCTGGCAGGTCGCGGGCATCACCATGGACACCGCGCTCGCCGCCTATCTGGTCCAGCCGGGCCGCCGCTCCTTCGCGCTGGACGCGCTGAGCGTGGAGTTCCTCGGCCGCGAGCTGGACCGGCCCGCCGACGACAGCGGGCAGCTCGCGTTCGGCGCGGACGACACGGCCGAGGCCGAGTCGCTGATGCGGCAGGCGCGGACCGTCGTGGACCTCGGGGTGCTGTTCCGCGCCCGGCTGGCCGACGTCGGGGCGGACGAGCTGCTGGACGATCTGGAGCTGCCGACCTCGGCGCTGCTGGCCCGGATGGAGCGGGCGGGTATCGCCGCCGACCGGGCGTGGCTGGAAGGTCTGGAGCAGCAGTTCGCCGCGGCCGTCCAGCAGGCGGTCTCCGAGGCGCACGCCTCGGTCGGCCACGAGTTCAACCTGGGCTCGCCCAAGCAGCTTCAGGAGGTCCTCTTCGGGGAGCTGGGCCTGCCCCGGACGAAGAAGACGAAGACGGGCTACACGACGGACGCCGACGCGCTGGCGTGGCTCGCGGCGCAGACCGAGCACGAGCTGCCGGTCATCATGCTGCGCCACCGCGAGCAGGCACGGCTGCGCACCACGGTCGAGGGCCTGATCAAGACGATCGCCTCGGACGGCCGCATCCACACCACGTTCCAGCAGACGGTGGCGGCCACCGGCCGCCTGTCGTCCACCGATCCCAACCTGCAGAACATCCCGGTCCGCACCGACGAGGGCCGGGCGATCCGCCGCGGCTTCGTCGTGGGCGAGGGCTTCGAGTCGCTGCTGACCGCCGACTACAGCCAGATCGAGCTGCGCGTGATGGCCCACCTCTCCGAGGACGCGGGCCTGATCGAGGCGTTCACCTCGGGCGAGGACCTGCACGACACGGTCGCCTCGCAGGTCTTCGGCGTCGGCCGGGACCAGGTGGACCCGGAGACGCGGCGCAAGATCAAGGCCATGAGCTACGGGCTGGCGTACGGCCTGTCCGCGTTCGGTCTCTCCCAGCAGCTCTCCATCGGGCCGGACGAGGCCCGCAAGCTGATGGACACCTATTTCGAGCGGTTCGGCGGTGTCCGCGACTATCTGCGCCGGGTGGTCGAGGAGGCCAGGGCCACCGGGTACACCCAGACGCTGCTGGGCCGCCGCCGCTATCTGCCCGACCTCACCAGCTCGAACCGGCAGCGCCGGGAGATGGCGGAGCGCATGGCGCTCAACGCCCCGATCCAGGGCACCGCCGCCGACATTGTGAAGATCGCGATGCTCCGCGTGGACGACGCGCTGCGCCGCGAGAAGCTCGGCACCCGGATGCTGCTCCAGGTCCACGACGAGATCGTGCTGGAGATCGCGCCCGGCGAGCGGAAGCAGGTGGAGGAGTTGGTGCGGCACGAGATGGCGCACGCGGTGACGCTGCGCGCCCCCCTCGATGTGTCGGTAGGCTCGGGCGTCACCTGGGAGTCCGCCGCGCACTGA
- a CDS encoding lytic murein transglycosylase, with product MAALTASQAPEMLAGDGAGRPESRERTAAEEPDIPDAAEEPTELPYHTDLPPLDTAEPDKDDADPDSETIAIGPAEAGIPATVLDAYRRAQATVGETTPGCELDWRVLAGIGKVESGHARGGAVDADGTTVSPILGPVLNGDGFASISDTDAGRWDSDGLFDRAVGPMQFIPSTWAMWGADGNGDGVADPNNVYDAALAAGDYLCASGRSLAVSAGLDRALLSYNHSWDYVRTVRAWIDYYYTGVHEVPDGEGPLPGTPGAGNPDSQDDRAEEPAPGATPGPRPTDPETPGEPSDPTPTPTPTPTDPETPGEPTEPGEPTEPGEPTDPTDPTEPGEPTDPECPTDPTEPGEPTDPTEPAEPTPTPTPTPTPTDPGTEEPDPGTDPTDPGEGCETPEDPETPTDPETPTDPETPEPSPTPTESDATATRRTD from the coding sequence ATGGCCGCGCTCACCGCGTCGCAGGCACCCGAGATGCTGGCCGGCGACGGCGCCGGCCGACCGGAGTCACGCGAGCGGACCGCTGCGGAGGAGCCGGACATACCGGATGCCGCCGAGGAGCCGACCGAGCTTCCGTACCACACCGACCTGCCCCCGCTCGACACGGCGGAGCCGGACAAGGACGACGCGGACCCGGACAGCGAGACGATCGCCATCGGCCCGGCCGAGGCCGGTATACCGGCCACCGTGCTCGACGCCTACCGGCGGGCCCAGGCGACGGTCGGCGAGACCACTCCCGGATGTGAGCTGGACTGGCGCGTGCTGGCGGGAATCGGCAAGGTCGAGTCCGGCCACGCCCGGGGCGGCGCGGTGGACGCGGACGGCACCACCGTCTCCCCGATCCTGGGCCCGGTCCTCAACGGCGACGGCTTCGCCTCCATCAGCGACACGGACGCCGGCCGCTGGGACAGCGACGGGCTGTTCGACCGGGCCGTGGGCCCGATGCAGTTCATCCCCTCCACCTGGGCCATGTGGGGCGCGGACGGCAACGGCGACGGCGTCGCCGACCCGAACAACGTGTATGACGCGGCGCTGGCCGCCGGTGACTACCTGTGCGCATCCGGTCGCAGCCTGGCCGTCTCGGCCGGCCTCGACCGCGCGCTGCTCAGCTACAACCACTCGTGGGACTACGTCCGGACCGTGCGGGCCTGGATCGACTACTACTACACGGGCGTCCACGAGGTTCCCGACGGCGAGGGCCCGCTGCCCGGCACCCCCGGCGCCGGCAACCCGGACAGCCAGGACGACCGTGCGGAGGAGCCGGCGCCCGGGGCGACGCCCGGCCCGCGCCCGACGGACCCGGAGACCCCCGGCGAGCCCTCCGACCCGACGCCGACGCCGACCCCGACCCCGACGGACCCGGAGACCCCCGGGGAGCCCACCGAGCCGGGCGAGCCGACGGAGCCGGGCGAGCCGACCGACCCCACGGACCCGACCGAGCCGGGCGAGCCCACGGACCCGGAGTGCCCGACGGACCCGACGGAGCCGGGCGAGCCGACCGACCCGACGGAGCCGGCCGAGCCGACCCCGACCCCCACCCCGACCCCCACGCCGACCGACCCGGGCACCGAGGAGCCGGACCCCGGCACGGACCCGACCGACCCCGGCGAGGGCTGCGAAACGCCCGAGGACCCCGAGACCCCCACGGATCCGGAGACCCCCACGGATCCGGAGACCCCCGAGCCCTCGCCCACCCCGACGGAATCCGACGCGACGGCCACCCGCCGCACGGACTGA
- the rpsA gene encoding 30S ribosomal protein S1, with product MTSSTETPATTPQVAVNDIGSEEAFLAAIDETIKYFNDGDIVDGVIVKVDRDEVLLDIGYKTEGVIPSRELSIKHDVDPNEVVAVGDEIEALVLQKEDKEGRLILSKKRAQYERAWGTIEKIKDEDGIVTGTVIEVVKGGLILDIGLRGFLPASLVEMRRVRDLQPYVGKELEAKIIELDKNRNNVVLSRRAWLEQTQSEVRQTFLTTLQKGQVRSGVVSSIVNFGAFVDLGGVDGLVHVSELSWKHIDHPSEVVEVGQEVTVEVLDVDMDRERVSLSLKATQEDPWQQFARTHQIGQVVPGKVTKLVPFGAFVRVDEGIEGLVHISELAERHVEIPEQVVQVNDEIFVKVIDIDLERRRISLSLKQANENFGPDPMAVEFDPTLYGMAASYDDQGNYIYPEGFDPEANDWLPGYEKQREEWERQYAEAQSRFEQHQAQVIKSREADAQAEAESAGGGGGGGGGQQSGGGGGASSYSSPQTDDAGALASDEALAALREKLAGGQS from the coding sequence ATGACGAGCAGCACCGAGACTCCCGCGACCACTCCGCAGGTTGCGGTCAACGACATCGGTTCCGAGGAAGCCTTCCTCGCCGCGATCGACGAGACGATCAAGTACTTCAACGACGGCGACATCGTCGACGGCGTCATCGTGAAGGTCGACCGGGACGAGGTCCTGCTCGACATCGGTTACAAGACCGAGGGCGTCATTCCCTCGCGCGAGTTGTCGATCAAGCACGATGTCGACCCGAACGAGGTCGTGGCCGTCGGCGACGAGATCGAGGCCCTTGTTCTCCAGAAGGAGGACAAGGAGGGCCGGCTGATCCTGTCCAAGAAGCGCGCCCAGTACGAGCGCGCCTGGGGCACCATCGAGAAGATCAAGGACGAGGACGGCATCGTCACCGGCACGGTGATCGAGGTTGTCAAGGGCGGCCTGATCCTCGACATCGGTCTGCGGGGCTTCCTGCCCGCGTCCCTCGTCGAGATGCGCCGTGTCCGCGACCTCCAGCCGTACGTCGGCAAGGAGCTCGAAGCCAAGATCATCGAGCTCGACAAGAACCGCAACAACGTCGTCCTCTCCCGCCGTGCCTGGCTGGAGCAGACGCAGAGCGAGGTCCGCCAGACCTTCCTCACCACCCTCCAGAAGGGCCAGGTGCGCTCCGGCGTCGTCTCCTCCATTGTCAACTTCGGCGCCTTCGTGGACCTGGGCGGTGTGGACGGTCTGGTCCACGTCTCCGAGCTGTCCTGGAAGCACATCGATCACCCCTCCGAGGTGGTCGAGGTCGGCCAGGAGGTCACGGTCGAGGTCCTGGACGTCGACATGGACCGCGAGCGCGTCTCGCTGTCGCTGAAGGCGACCCAGGAAGACCCGTGGCAGCAGTTCGCCCGGACCCACCAGATCGGCCAGGTCGTTCCCGGCAAGGTCACCAAGCTCGTGCCGTTCGGCGCGTTCGTCCGCGTGGACGAGGGCATCGAGGGTCTGGTGCACATCTCCGAGCTGGCCGAGCGCCACGTGGAGATTCCGGAGCAGGTCGTCCAGGTCAACGACGAGATCTTCGTCAAGGTCATCGACATCGACCTGGAGCGGCGTCGGATCAGCCTCTCGCTGAAGCAGGCGAACGAGAACTTCGGGCCCGACCCGATGGCGGTCGAGTTCGACCCGACGCTGTACGGCATGGCCGCGTCCTACGACGACCAGGGCAACTACATCTACCCCGAGGGCTTCGACCCGGAGGCGAACGACTGGCTGCCCGGGTACGAGAAGCAGCGCGAGGAGTGGGAGCGCCAGTACGCGGAGGCGCAGTCCCGCTTCGAGCAGCACCAGGCGCAGGTCATCAAGTCGCGCGAGGCGGACGCCCAGGCCGAGGCCGAGTCGGCCGGCGGTGGTGGCGGCGGCGGTGGCGGCCAGCAGTCGGGTGGCGGTGGCGGTGCGTCCTCGTACTCGTCGCCCCAGACCGACGACGCGGGCGCTCTCGCTTCGGACGAGGCGCTGGCGGCGCTCCGCGAGAAGCTGGCCGGCGGCCAGAGCTGA
- a CDS encoding proteasome assembly chaperone family protein, protein MRDPQELFAWDPAGLARVDEATGSAESAGPVLLYHFDGFMDAGEAGAQLVELLLEGDETTTVARFDHDRLVDYRAQRPGMTFHRDRWTAYQAPKLELVLVRDATHQPFLVLSGPEPDVEWEAFAAAVLHIAERLRVRMLMTFHGIPMGVPHTRPVGLTPHGNRTDLVPGHRSVFEEAQVPGSAAALLELRLIEAGHDAVGVAAHVPHYVARSRYPDAALVVLEAATAATGLVLPDAAHALRIRALKTQNEIERELAEGDSELVAVVRGLEQQYDAIAGAATRGSLVAEPVELPSADELGAVFERFLAEREDGDGDR, encoded by the coding sequence GTGCGCGATCCGCAGGAGTTGTTCGCATGGGACCCTGCCGGACTGGCCCGGGTCGACGAGGCAACGGGCAGCGCGGAGAGCGCGGGCCCGGTGTTGCTCTACCACTTCGACGGCTTCATGGACGCCGGTGAGGCCGGCGCGCAGCTTGTCGAGCTGCTCCTCGAAGGCGACGAGACCACGACCGTGGCCCGTTTCGACCACGACCGGCTCGTGGACTACCGGGCGCAGCGTCCGGGCATGACGTTCCACCGCGACCGGTGGACGGCGTATCAGGCTCCCAAGCTGGAGCTCGTCCTGGTCCGGGACGCGACGCATCAGCCGTTCCTCGTGCTGTCCGGTCCCGAGCCGGACGTCGAGTGGGAGGCGTTCGCCGCCGCCGTGCTGCACATAGCGGAGCGCCTGCGGGTCCGGATGCTGATGACGTTCCACGGCATCCCGATGGGCGTCCCGCACACCCGCCCCGTCGGCCTGACCCCGCACGGCAACCGCACGGATCTCGTGCCCGGCCACCGCAGCGTGTTCGAGGAAGCCCAAGTGCCCGGTAGCGCCGCCGCGTTGCTGGAGCTGCGGTTGATCGAGGCCGGCCACGACGCGGTCGGCGTCGCCGCCCACGTCCCGCACTACGTCGCCCGCTCCCGTTACCCGGACGCGGCCCTCGTCGTCCTCGAAGCCGCCACGGCCGCCACCGGCCTGGTGCTCCCGGACGCCGCGCACGCGCTGCGCATCCGCGCCCTCAAGACGCAGAACGAGATCGAACGGGAGCTGGCCGAGGGCGATTCCGAGCTGGTCGCCGTCGTGCGCGGCCTGGAGCAGCAGTACGACGCCATCGCGGGCGCCGCCACCCGGGGCAGCCTGGTCGCGGAGCCGGTCGAGCTGCCGTCCGCCGACGAGCTGGGCGCCGTCTTCGAACGCTTCCTGGCCGAGCGCGAGGACGGCGACGGCGACCGGTAG
- a CDS encoding RraA family protein produces MADACVRARVPVRCVPLRAVAPGARLAGRALPARHVGSVDIFLEALEEAAPGDVLVVDNDGRADEACVGDLMVLEARAAGLAGIVIWGLHRDTADIRAIGLPVFSQGAIPTGPQRLDPRPADALESARVGEWTVTRDDLVLADDDGALFIPASHAPDLLTLAESIRDTEHHQADQIRAGTPLRTQVGFPAYLTARRETPSLTFREHLRAMGGAIEE; encoded by the coding sequence GTGGCGGACGCCTGCGTCCGCGCGCGGGTCCCGGTGCGCTGCGTCCCGCTCCGGGCCGTGGCGCCGGGCGCCCGCCTGGCGGGCCGCGCCCTGCCCGCGCGACATGTGGGCAGCGTCGACATCTTCCTCGAAGCGCTCGAAGAGGCCGCCCCCGGCGATGTGCTGGTGGTCGACAACGACGGCCGCGCCGACGAGGCGTGCGTCGGCGACCTCATGGTCCTGGAGGCCCGCGCGGCCGGCCTGGCGGGCATCGTGATCTGGGGCCTGCACCGCGACACGGCCGACATCCGCGCGATCGGCCTCCCGGTCTTCAGCCAGGGCGCCATCCCGACCGGCCCCCAACGCCTGGACCCCCGCCCGGCCGACGCCCTGGAGTCCGCGCGGGTGGGGGAGTGGACGGTGACCCGCGACGACCTGGTCCTGGCCGACGACGACGGCGCCCTCTTCATCCCGGCGTCGCACGCCCCGGACCTCCTCACCCTGGCGGAGAGCATCCGCGACACGGAACACCACCAGGCCGACCAGATCCGCGCGGGCACGCCCCTGCGCACACAGGTGGGCTTCCCCGCCTACCTCACCGCACGCCGCGAGACCCCGTCCCTGACCTTCCGCGAACACCTCCGCGCGATGGGCGGAGCGATCGAGGAGTGA
- a CDS encoding NIPSNAP family protein yields MPRTTQLRTYTVREGMLDAWVERWRSQIVPLRLELGFEIGGAWTDRERNQFVWLISYDGPETFAERNALYWASPARAAMNLDPDDYVERTEERLVEPVV; encoded by the coding sequence ATGCCGAGAACGACGCAACTCCGTACGTATACGGTCCGGGAAGGCATGCTCGACGCATGGGTGGAGCGCTGGCGTTCACAGATCGTGCCCCTGCGCCTTGAGCTGGGCTTCGAGATCGGTGGGGCCTGGACCGACCGTGAACGGAACCAGTTCGTCTGGCTCATCTCCTATGACGGCCCGGAGACCTTCGCCGAACGGAACGCGCTCTACTGGGCCTCACCTGCTCGCGCGGCCATGAACCTCGATCCGGATGACTACGTGGAGCGCACCGAGGAGCGCCTGGTCGAGCCAGTGGTGTGA